In the Wyeomyia smithii strain HCP4-BCI-WySm-NY-G18 chromosome 2, ASM2978416v1, whole genome shotgun sequence genome, one interval contains:
- the LOC129724317 gene encoding 27 kDa hemolymph protein-like has translation MMTTKLLLLFSVAALGPLFILGDEPNQIDVDSLRQHLPANLQNLSIPDFDEIEKALKDKCVQAGGTEASYEQVKQGAKDLANCIKGLVDVDQFRREVEEAKPTGDLDTVFNKYCRKRNTLLECVNTFSNTIDPCLDDDEERHKGHGVDVFKNLLNFVCHKDGDQIALFIAEKGPECFLEQKDDLIQCVNGTFSKYLRDVDMTTTTTTIPKLVIGPKQCEDFHTLQACLVRELEQCQESTPANLVESLFKFMMKGSPCDPKKKNSRK, from the exons ATGATGACCACCAAGCTTTTGTTGCTGTTCAGCGTTGCAGCCTTGG GGCCCCTGTTTATCCTGGGCGACGAACCGAATCAAATCGACGTGGATAGTTTGCGCCAGCATTTACCAGCCAACCTGCAGAATCTATCGATTCCGGACTTTGACGAAATCGAAAAGGCTCTGAAGGATAAGTGTGTCCAGGCAGGTGGCACGGAAGCTTCCTATGAACAGGTTAAACAAGGTGCCAAGGATCTCGCCAACTGCATTAAGGGACTCGTTGATGTGGATCAATTCCGCCGGGAAGTCGAAGAGGCTAAACCGACCGGTGATCTGGACACCGTATTCAACAAGTACTGCCGCAAGCGAAACACCCTGCTAGAATGCGTAAACACCTTTTCGAACACGATCGATCCCTGTCTAGATGACGATGAGGAACGGCACAAGGGACACGGAGTGGATGTATTCAAAAACTTGCTGAACTTTGTCTGTCACAAGGATGGTGATCAAATTGCGC TATTCATCGCTGAGAAGGGCCCGGAATGTTTCCTAGAGCAAAAGGACGATTTGATCCAGTGCGTCAACGGAACCTTCTCCAAGTATCTCAGGGACGTTGATATGACAACAACGACTACGACGATTCCGAAACTGGTTATCGGTCCGAAGCAGTGCGA AGACTTCCACACATTGCAGGCCTGCTTGGTGAGGGAACTGGAGCAATGTCAGGAATCCACTCCGGCCAATCTTGTGGAATCGTTGTTCAAATTCATGATGAAGGGTTCACCATGTGATCCGAAG aaaaaaaatagtcGCAAATGA